The Agromyces sp. LHK192 genome includes a window with the following:
- a CDS encoding helicase HerA-like domain-containing protein, with the protein MSDDAVQQAKEAAAQAAAAAEALQAQAQEAIRRAEKAAQLAQAAAEAQQAAAEAQEASQRASATASAPAEAPAEASAPAEAPAEASAEASAEASANAPAAASGPLDQAQVDAIRAGYAFEGRALEMGALVNGDALPDVPVRIPIAMTNRHGLVAGATGTGKTRTLQVLVEQLSAAGVAVFAADIKGDLSGIATPGESSEKLLARTAGIGQDWTPASFPVEYFALGGVGRGVPIRATVAGFGPLLLSKVLGLNATQESSLALVFHYAEDAGLALLDLEDLRSVLQYLVSDEGKGELEGLGGLSKATVGVILRALVAFAEAGADALFGEPEIDTAEFLRVASDGRGIVSLLEVPGVADKPALYSTFLMWLLADLFNDLPEVGDLDQPKLVFFFDEAHLLFADASKDFLAQVVQTVRLIRSKGVGVFFVTQTPKDVPGDVLAQLGSRVQHQLRAFTPDDAKSLRQTVSTYPRSGYELEEVLTTLGTGEAIVTVMNEKGAPSPVAWTRLRAPQALMSPSSDASIDQVVAASPLQARYGAEVDRESAHELLTAKMNAAAEAQAAADAAVAQAKADAEAAKLQAAAEKQREKEAKAAQAEYDRIMKQTSGASRSRSGSRSGSASRGGGSMLEQVLGSKATRDVLTSVVEGIFGTRRRR; encoded by the coding sequence ATGTCCGACGATGCGGTCCAGCAGGCGAAGGAAGCGGCCGCGCAGGCCGCAGCAGCGGCCGAGGCGCTCCAGGCGCAGGCCCAGGAGGCGATCCGCAGGGCGGAGAAGGCGGCGCAGCTCGCGCAGGCTGCCGCCGAGGCGCAACAGGCCGCGGCCGAGGCGCAGGAGGCGTCGCAGCGCGCGAGCGCGACGGCCTCCGCACCCGCGGAAGCACCCGCCGAGGCATCCGCACCCGCGGAAGCGCCCGCGGAGGCGTCCGCCGAGGCGTCCGCCGAGGCATCCGCGAACGCTCCCGCCGCCGCGTCCGGCCCGCTCGACCAGGCGCAGGTCGATGCGATCCGCGCCGGATACGCCTTCGAGGGGCGGGCGCTCGAGATGGGTGCGCTCGTCAACGGCGACGCGCTGCCCGACGTCCCCGTGCGCATCCCGATCGCGATGACGAACCGGCACGGGCTCGTCGCCGGTGCGACCGGCACCGGCAAGACCCGCACGTTGCAGGTGCTCGTCGAGCAGCTCTCAGCCGCGGGCGTCGCGGTCTTCGCCGCCGACATCAAGGGCGACCTGTCGGGTATCGCGACGCCCGGCGAATCGAGCGAGAAGCTGCTGGCCCGCACCGCGGGAATCGGACAGGACTGGACGCCGGCCTCCTTCCCCGTCGAGTACTTCGCGCTGGGCGGCGTCGGCCGCGGCGTGCCGATCCGCGCGACCGTCGCCGGGTTCGGGCCGCTCCTGCTCAGCAAGGTGCTCGGGCTCAACGCCACGCAGGAGTCGAGCCTCGCACTGGTCTTCCATTACGCCGAGGATGCCGGGCTCGCCCTGCTCGACCTCGAGGACCTGCGCTCGGTGCTGCAGTACCTCGTGAGCGACGAGGGCAAGGGCGAACTCGAGGGGCTCGGCGGCCTGTCGAAGGCGACGGTCGGCGTGATCCTGCGCGCGCTGGTCGCGTTCGCCGAGGCCGGTGCCGACGCGCTGTTCGGCGAACCCGAGATCGACACGGCCGAGTTCCTGCGCGTGGCTTCCGACGGCCGCGGCATCGTCAGCCTGCTCGAGGTACCGGGCGTCGCCGACAAGCCGGCCCTCTACTCGACGTTCCTCATGTGGTTGCTGGCCGACCTGTTCAACGACCTGCCCGAGGTCGGCGACCTCGACCAGCCCAAGCTGGTGTTCTTCTTCGACGAGGCGCACCTGCTGTTCGCCGACGCGTCGAAGGACTTCCTCGCACAGGTCGTGCAGACCGTCCGACTCATCCGGTCGAAGGGCGTCGGGGTGTTCTTCGTCACGCAGACCCCGAAGGACGTTCCCGGCGATGTGCTCGCGCAGCTCGGTTCGCGCGTCCAGCACCAACTGCGGGCCTTCACGCCCGACGACGCGAAGTCGCTCCGGCAGACCGTGTCGACCTACCCCAGGTCGGGCTACGAGCTCGAGGAGGTGCTCACCACCCTCGGCACCGGCGAGGCCATCGTCACCGTGATGAACGAGAAGGGCGCACCCAGCCCGGTCGCCTGGACCCGGCTGCGCGCTCCGCAGGCGCTCATGTCGCCGTCGTCGGATGCCTCGATCGACCAGGTCGTCGCCGCCTCGCCGCTGCAGGCCAGGTACGGCGCCGAGGTCGATCGCGAGTCGGCGCACGAGCTCCTCACGGCCAAGATGAACGCGGCCGCCGAGGCGCAGGCCGCAGCCGACGCCGCCGTCGCCCAGGCGAAGGCCGACGCGGAGGCCGCCAAGCTGCAGGCTGCAGCCGAGAAGCAGCGCGAGAAGGAGGCGAAGGCCGCGCAGGCCGAGTACGACCGGATCATGAAGCAGACGTCCGGCGCGAGCCGATCGCGCTCCGGTTCGCGGTCGGGATCCGCATCGCGCGGCGGGGGTTCGATGCTCGAGCAGGTGCTCGGCTCGAAGGCGACCCGCGACGTGCTGACCAGCGTCGTGGAGGGTATCTTCGGAACTCGGCGCAGACGCTGA